The sequence CCTGGGGACAGTAAAGGACCAGCacccggggctggggggaaacagggtcaggaccccaaaaaccctctcAGAAACCTCAAATAGCccaaaagaaccccaaaaacccagtgaggatccccaaatcccacccagcccGGTCCTGGGGACATGAGATCACGAGGACATGGGGCTGGCAGAAAACAGTGTCAGGGGCCCAAATTCCATCCAAAacttccaaaaaaaccccaaaatcacccaaagagaaatcccaaaaaccaccaaataccccaaaaatatccccccaaaaaaacccaaatgccCCAAAACCCAGTGAGAAATCCCCAAAGCCCCCAAGAACTGAATgagaaaccccaaaacccaaaaaaaaccccaaaaaccttcAAACACCCCAggagaaaccccaaaaacccccaatgtccccactgtccccagtgtcccaatgtccccagtgccctcgatgtccccgctgtcccctttccctgctgtcccctcaccGAGTGTTCCCggggcagctggggcaggaaggTGCCACCACAGCAGGTGACAATGTCCCGCATGTCCTCGGGGCACGGCTGGACACTGGGGGTGACATGCACCTGGTacccctggggacagaggggacatcagggggacagtgaggacatccaggggcttggggacattggggacaggggCAGACTGGGGACACTCGGGGGCTGGGGATATTGAGGGGATCGGGAGACTGGGGGACTGGGGACTCTCAGGGACATTGAGGGTgatgaggggacactggggacattaacgaggttggggacattgaggacacTCAGGGGCATTGGAGGACATCGGGGACATGGGGGAATTGGGggctggggacatctggggCCATTGGGGGTGGCAGGGGGCACActgaggacatggggacatctggggacattAATATCATTGTCAACTGCAGGAGAGGGTGACACCATGTCCAGGACTGGGTCAGGGGTGGGTTTaggtgacatttggggacattgtcACCTGCAGCAGGGGGTGTTgctgtgcctggggctgggtcagggatgggtttaggtgacatttggggacctttggggacatttggggacattgtcacctgcagcagggagtgttgctgtgcctggggctgggtcagggatgggtttaggtgacatttggggacctttggggacatttggggacattgtcACCTGCAGCAGGGGCCGCTCCTGGGCCCGGGCCAACGCCGGGCGCAGGCGGAAGCCAAAGCGCCGCTCACAGGAAGGGTCCCGGGGCAGGAAGGGACCTGGGGACAGCGGGCGGCCAACGTGGGAACtctggggacaatggggacacagGGGTCACACATGGCCACCAGagccaccccagtgtccccaaggccaccccCTTGTCCCCAGAGTCCCTTTGACTGTCCCCAAGTCTTTTCCCTTAACCCCAAGGCCACTCCGAGTCCCCAAGGTTCCAAATACCCCAAAGCcacccccactgtccccaagaccatcccaatgtccccaaatctgCTCCCATTGTCCCTGAGctccccctgtccccaaggtCACCCCACCTGTCCCTAAAGTCCCCAGGACCAATCCCCCTTGTCaccatgtccccaatgtccctctgtccccaaggccactccagctgtccccaaaatccccgttgtCCCCaaccaatgtccccaaatccccacaaAGTCCCAAGTGCTGCcccctgtccccaatgtccccagatCCCTCTCCTTGGCCCCACACCCCCCTGATTGTCCCCAATGTCACCGCAGCAGCCACTGGGAGGTGACAATGGGGACACTCCTGCCAAGGGCACACAGGAACTTCAGTGTCTTCAATGTTCCAAATCCCCCACGTCCTctccatgtccccaatgtccccaatgccctgatgtccccaaccccctcAGCTGTCCCCAAGCCCTCATTGTCCCCGAtgtcaccagcagcagccatgggGGGGTGACAATGAGGACACCCATGGCGAGGGCACACAGGAACTTCAGCATCCTCAGCGtcccaagtgtccccagtgccccgaTTGTCCCCAGTCCCCAATGGTCCTGATGTCCacagtgtccccaatcccctgATTGTTCCtaatgtccccaaccccctgtccccgatgtcccctgcagcagccactggGATGTGACAATGGGGACACCCTGCCCAGTGCACGCAGGAACTcagtgtcccaaatgtccccaatccccaatgTCCTCCcaatgtccctgctgtccccagtccccGCCATGTCCCAGATGTCACCTCTAGCAGCCACTGGGGGGTGACAATGGGGacgcccctgcccagggcacacaGGAACTTGAGTGTCCGGCGGATGCCATCGGTCACCAGGTGGCTGCAGTCGTGCACTGACGTGGCCTCGGTGCCACCCAGCATCCCCAGGGCCACCCGCAGCGCCGGAGAGGCCACCAGGCCCGTGAacagcacctggggacacaTTGGGGACATCCCTGAGTGCCACCAGGCCCGTGAacagcacctggggacacaTTGGGGACATCCCTGAGTGCCACCAGGCCCATGAacagcacctggggacatcagtgGAGAAATCCCTGAGTGCCACCAGGCCCGTGAacagcacctggggacatcagtgGAGAAATCCCTGAGTGCCACCAGGCCCGTGAacagcacctggggacacactggggacatccctgAGTGCCACCAGGCCCATGAacagcacctggggacacaTTGGGGACATCCCTGAGTGCCACCAGGCCCGTGAacagcacctggggacatcagtgGAGAAATCCCTGAGTGCCACCAGGCCTGGGAACCGCACCTGGAGACATTGGGGACAAGTTGGGGAGAGCCCTGGGAGtgttggggacattgagggggcactgggacaggttgGGGACACATTCAGGACATAGTGGGGACATccctgaggggctggggacacctgggggacaccaggacagGTTTGGGATAGTTTGGGGACACAATAGGGACATGCCTGAGGGACTTGGGatcacactggggacactgtggggacatccccaggtgccaccagccccagaaCAGTGTCTGGGGACACAGtgggggaggggatggggggacactggtctgtgctggtctatattggtctgtgctggtctatactggtctgtGCTGGTCTATACTGATCTATACTGGTCTGTGCTGGTCTGTGCTGGTCTGtgctggtctatactggtctgtGCTGGTCTGTGTTGGTCCGTGCCGGTCTGtgctggtctgtactggtccgtgctggtctatactggtctgtgctggtctgtgctggtctatactggtctgtGCTGGTCTATACTGATCTATACTGGTCTGTGCTGGTCTGTGCTGGTCCAtgctggtctatactggtctgtGCTGGTCTGTGTTGGTCCGTGCCGGTCTGtgctggtctgtactggtctgtgcTGGTCTGTGTTGGTCCGTGCTGGTCTGTGCTGGTCTGtgctggtctatactggtctgtGCTGGTCTGTGTTGGTCCGTGCCGGTCTGtgctggtctgtactggtctgtgctggtctatactggtctgtgctggtccgtgctggtctatactggtctgtgctggtctgtgctggtctgtgctggtctatactggtctgtGCTGGTCTATACTGATCTATACTGGTCTGTGCTGGTCTGTGTTGGTCCGTGCCGGTCTGtgctggtctgtactggtctatactggtctgtGCCAGTCTGTTCTGGTCTGTACCGGTCTATACTCGTCTGTGCTTGTCCATGCCGGTCCGTGCTGGTCTGTGCTGCTCTATATTGGCCTACATTAGCCTGTACTGGCTGATGCTGCTCGTACCATCCCACACTGGTCCATACTGGCCGTACTGGTCCTTACCCGGATGTGGGCGgagcccggcgctgcccgggggCGGAGCCTGCGCTTGGCGCCCCCTGCTGGATCCTCCTCTGGGGGCGAGGTCGCCGCTGAGCCCCGCCCATTTCCTTTTATGGACATAGGGGGCGTGGCTTCtcctggccccgccccctcttGTACCTGCCCCCGCTGTGGGCGGGGCTTGGCTGGGGGGCGGGGCTTGGCTGGGGGGCGGGGCTTGGAGCCCCCATCGTGCCTCTTCTGGGTGGGGGCGGGGCCACGAGAGGCTCCGCCCCCTCCGCTCTCAGCCAATCGCCGACTGCGCCGCACCTGGggatggggaccccaaaatccaaagggaacccccaaaaaattcacagggtacccccccaaaatccccccaggaacCCTCAAAATCCACCTGCCACCCCCAAAATGCCCCGAATTCCACTGGGAACCTCCaaaattccacctgggacccccccaaaaatcacccagaacccccaaaaattAACGCGAGACACCCCCAAACCACACTGGATCTCCCAAAATGCaccgggcaccccaaaaacacaccAGGAACCCCAAAGCCCACTTGGGACttcccaaaatccaaaaaatccacctggacccccccccaaaatccctttggaGCACCCGGAATTGACcggagacccccaaaatcacctggaacccccccaaattcaccTGCAGGGTGAGTGGAGCTTCTGCTTCCTCCTGGGTGGGGCTTGGGGGATCCCCAACATCTGGATTTGGGGCCTCTTGCTCCACATTTGGAATTTGGGATTCCTccggggctgttttggggcttTCTGGGCATCCCACAACTGGGTTGGGGGGCAGGAACAGCTGAGTGGCCACATCTGGATCGAGGTCAGggctccccagctcctccacatctggatttggggtgtccaCCTCCACATCTGGAATTCTGGGGACTTTTGGGGCCGTTTGGGGTCTTTTTGAGGCTGCCACATCTGGATTTGGGTCTGCCTGCTCCACATCTGGATCAGCATCCCCCAGTAATGTCCTGTGGCTCCTCAGTGACTCCTCCACATCTGGATTCAGGCTCTCCAAATCCACATCTGGAACTTCAGGCGAGTTTAGGGGACTTTTGAGTGGTTTTGGGGACCCAGTATCTGGATCTGAGGGTCCTTCCCCCTCCACATCTGGATCAGGGGGCAGAAACAGCTGGGTGGCCACATCCAAGTCCTCCTCCACATCTGGATCTGGGTTCTCCGCCCTCACATCAGGAGTTTTGGGTTCATTTGAGGCCACTTTGTGTTGTTTTGGACCCAGAACATCTGGATTTGGGCCAACCCCCACATCTGGATGTGGGGGCAGGAACATCTGCGTGGCCACATCTGGTTCCAAGGAGGGCAGCCCCTCCAcatctgggattttggggtcctttggggccattttggggctTTCTGGGCTACCAACATCTGGAGAGGGCAGGAACAGCTGGGTGGCTACATCTGGATCTgactcctcttccttctccgtATCTGGAATTTCATGTAGCTTCTGGGTAATTTGGAGTTGTTTTGGGCTCCCAACATCTGGATCTGCCTCAGCCTCCCCCACATCTGGATTTGGGGGCAGGAACAGCTGGGTGGCCACATCAGGATCCcacccttcctcttcctcctccacatcTGGAGTTTCAGCCACATTTTGGGTCCTTTGGTGCCTCCCAGCATCTGGATTTGCGGGGTTCAGCCCAACATCTGGCGTTTCGGGCACATTTTGggtaattttctgtctttttgaGGGCCAAACATCGGGACAAGCCTCATCCTCCTCCACATCTGTGTCACTTTCCACCACCAAGGCTCCACATCTGGATTCAGAGCCTCCAACAGCTGGATTTGGAGATGGTGTGGGCACATCTGGAGATTCAGGTACATTTGGGGTCATTTTCCGTCTTTTTAAGGGCTGAACATCTGGACCTGTCTCATCGTCCTCCACATCTGTTTCGCTGTCCACCAGCAATGTCCCACAGCCCATTTTTCTGCCTGAAACATCTGGATTTGGCGTTTTCAGCCTCACATCTGGAGTTTCAGGCACGTTTGGGGCTGGTTTTAGTCTTTTTAGGCATCGAACATCTGGTTTTGCCTCCTCTTCCACATCTGTGTCGCTGTCATCCAGCAGCACTCTGTGCCTCTGGGAGCCCTCCACAGCTGGATTTGGGGGCTGTGTGGGCACATCTGGAGTTTGGAGCATGTTTTGAGGATTTTCCCATCTTTTTGAAGGACAAACATCTGgattcccttcctcctcctccacatctGTATCACTGTCCACCAGTAGTGCCTGACACCCATGTTTGGTCACTCCAGCATCTGGATTTGGGGTCTGTGTCACCACATCTGGACTTTCAGGCACATTTTGGGTCATTTCAAGCTTTTTTAGGGTTTCAACATATGGATCCTCCTCCACAtctgtgtcactgctgtccACCAGCATCTGATACCTGATTGTGGGGCCTGAAACATCTGGATTTGGTGTCCCCCATTGCACATCTGGAGTTTCAGGCACATTCTGGGTCCTCCTGAGCCTTTTTGGGGGCTGCACATCTGCATCTTCCTCCACATCTGTGTCACTGTCCACCACCAATGTGTGATGACCAATTTTGGGCCTTTCTGcagctggatttggggtttccaCATCCACATCTGGAATTCTGGACACATTTTGGGTCCTCCTGAGCCTTTTTGGGGGCTGCATATCTGGATTCACTTCATCTTCCACATCTGTATCGCTGTCTACCAGCAGCATCCAGGAACGGAGTTTTGGGCCTGAAACATCAAGATTTGGGGCCACTGCTGCCACATCTGGTGTTTCAGGCACATTTTGGGTCATCCTGAGTTGTTTTGGGGGCCGCACATCTGgattctcctcctccccttccaCATCTGTGTTGCTGTCCGCCAGCATTGTCCAGTGTCCAGTTTTGGGCGTTCCCACAGCTGGATTTGGGGTCTCCACTTCCACATCGGGAATTCCAGGCATGTTTTGGGTCACTTTGAGCCTTTTTTGGGGTTGCACACATGGATCCTCTTCCACAACTGTGTCACTGCCCACCACCTGCATCCCACATCGCATTTTTGGGCCAGAAACATCTGGATTTGGGGTCTTTGCTACCACATCCGGAGTTTCTGGAACGCTTTGGGTCATTTTCAGTCGTTCTGGGGGCTCCACATCTGGatcagcctcctcctccacatcTGTGTCACTCTCCACCTGCAGCATCCCACACCCATTTTTAAGCCATGGAACatctggatttgggattttcagCCCCACATCTGGAGTTTCGAGcacattttgggtcattttaaGATGTTTCGGGGACCCAACATCTGGATTTGGCCCCTCCTCCTCGACATCTGTGTCACTGTCCACCAGCAACATCTGGTGCCCATTTTTGGCCTGCAGCACATCTGTACTTGGAGTTTCTGCTGCCACATCTGGAGCCTCCAAGGCATTTTGGGACACTTTGGGCATTTCGGGGTCCCCAGCATCTAGATCTGGCCCCTTCCTGACAACGtctggggtgttttgggggtagGGAAGGTGTTTTTGGGGGCCCTCAACATCTGGGGCCACAGCTGGATCGTCAAGAGCTCTGCAAAAGAGGGGTTGGGGGGGGGCTTCAGGTGTTTGGgaccacccaaaatcccccaatgATCCCAAACATGACCCAAAGAACACCAGAAACCTCCAAAAAtgccccagggaccccaaaacccccacagagacccccaaaatgcccccaaaTTGCCCCAATGACCCCAACCCCttcccagaacccccaaaatgacccaaaacagccccaatcTGTTCCAGAGACCCCCTAGAACTTCCACTGCCCCCAAATCCTCCTAAACCATCCCAGGACCctcccaaacaccccaaattctccaaggaaccccccaaaaatcacccagaGACACCCAAGCTGCCCCCAGAGGACCCAAACCCCGGCCTGGGACTCCCCAAACTGCCCCCAAAAGACTCAAAACAaacccagggaccccccaaaactctccAAGCTGcgcccaaatgacccaaaatgccACAAGGATCCCCCAAAACTGCACCTAAAAggcccaaaacccccccggggaCTCCCAATCCCCCCTCAGGAACCTCAGATTCTCTCACAGaacccccaaagcccctcagAGAGCCCAGATCTCcctcaggaaccccaaatcccctcaggaaCCCCAAAGTTTCTCTTCGGAACCCCAAACTGCCAAACCAAGCCCCCAGACTTCGCTCAGGAAGCTCCAATCCCCGCCAGAGCCTCTCCCAGTCTCCCTCGGGAACTCCCCCAAACCGCCCCCGAGGCCCAAAGTCCTCCCCAAGGGCCGCTCCAGCCTCCGCTGagacccccagatccctccaggaaaGCCCAGATTCCCCGCggagcccagagccccccgAATTGCCCCAAATTTCCCTCAGGGCCCCCCAAAAGCGGCCCCGACCCCTCCCGCTCACCCCTCCCGCGGCatccccgccgggccccgcccccAGCGCTCCCATTGGCCTCTTCTTCCGCGCGCCAACGCCGGTCCGCGCTTCCCATTGGCTGCTGTGCGTGTCCATCATCGCCCGGCCACAGAGACGGGGCGGGGCGGTCCTCCGGGAGCGCCGGAGCGTCGCAGGGAGGGGCTGAAGTGAGGCCGTAGACCAAttggagagcagagagctggaTTGACGACGAGATTGACCAATAGAAGGATGGAAAGCGGGCGGCACCGACCAATGAGAGCCGCGGCTTTGTCCTATATGAGcgcgcgcggggccgcggctgccgccATTTTCACCGCTGTCGCGCTCGCGCCTTTGCTCCGCTCTTAAAGGGGCCGCGCCGCCTCTTTAACGTTTTTTAATTCGGTTTTCCGAGCGCCTCCGCGCCGTCCGGGTGGGCCCGAACCGCCCCGTCAGACTCCGCCGCCATGAGGGAGATCGTCCACATCCAGGCGGGCCAATGCGGCAACCAGATCGGCGCCAAGGTGAGCGCGGCGGGCCCCGCCTCTCTCCGCTGCCGCGGCGGCGTGGCCCCTTTAAGAGCCCCCCCACCCCCGCGCGCCAAGACAAAGGGTGACCCAAAGCGGGGCTATTTTACCCCAGAATCGCCGCTTTCCCGCCGCAGAAGCGCCTGCGAGGGAGGGGGCGGTGATGggtgggggggatttggggggaaaatgcgGAGATTTTGTTGCCAAATGAGGATTTGCGGTGCCGAACGCGCGCCCCCCACACGCGGCCGCAAAATGGCGGCTCAGGGCGGCGGCCCCGGACCGCGGCCAATTCGCCTCCAAAATCGCCTTTTCTGGGGTGctttaaggaaaaaacattattttttcccGGTTTAAATGACTATTTCATAGGTTTGGCTATGAATGCGGCTTTTTGCCCCAAATCCAGAGGGTCTAGCCGAGGATGGGCGGGGAAGGCGCCAAAATGGCGCCGAAGAGTTCTGAAATTAAAGGATTTAACCCCAGAATTAAAATTTCCActataatatttttcataattaaaacatcatttgtttgtttttcttaaacttCTTATTTTACATGCCCCTTTTTCAGACTGAACTCGGTTGTTTTCACCCCATAACTGCGTATTTTCGTCCTTAAAATCCGCTATTTTCACGGCAAAACAGTCCAATTTTACCTcaaaaaaatgtggattttgtgccccaaaatgaagatttttgaCCCCCAAACGGGGCGTGACGCCCTGAGGGGTCAGACCTGAGAATGGGAGGATTCAACCCATAAAAAAGCGGCTTAATACCTACAATAAATGTTTTTAGTCCCTAAATAACAGGCGTGTTCCCAGTTTTTTCTAAAATgagtttttaggttttttttttaatccgcAAAGTGAAGATTTTTAAGCTTCACGATTTTATAACAAGAAAAgttctttattctttaaatgTGGATTTTGGGTCTTCAAATTGAAATAGTCATtcttaaaattaatgtttttcttcccttgaATCAGCCTTCTCTGAAATGCCGTTTTTACCCTTTAAAAGGGATTATTTAACTCTCAGAAAGCAAactaaaatgttaatttttttatttatgtgatttttttttcattgattagagtttttttcctgctgctgaaatGCATCTTTTTGgcaccaaaacattttttttttcccagccccaAAATGGAGCTTCGGAGCTCCAGCTCAGCATCTTTGTTTTACAAAATAACATTTCGCTCCAAAATCAAAATTTCTATCCCCAAAGTAGGGagttttgaagagaaaaagagctgGGTTTATTTTCTAGAAGCTGATGTTGGGTTAAAATCGGCATTTTCTCCAGCTCATGGGGAGTTCCAGCCCCAAAATGGAGGTTTCCAGCCCCAAAATGGAGGGTCGGGGAAAGAATCGCAGCTTTGTGCTTCcgaatatgctttttttttttttttaacctcaaaATCACTGCTCTTTCTCCAAATTTAAtgggttttatttaatttacctttttttaagcACAAAATGGTGATTTTTGCACCAAAAAAGCATTGTTTAGGCCTCGGAATTTGCAATTGTTCGCATCTGCTTATCATTTTTGCTGCTTCAAAAATCCCTTCTTTCCCCTGAATATAATCAGCCCCCAAATGGCTGCTTTTAGActcatatttaattttttttctttatagaaTGCCTCTTTTTACCCTTTTCAGCTTCAAACCCGTCTCTTTGTGTCTGCAGACTGCATTTCCTGCCCCCTGAGTGAACATTTCCATTTTCAGCCCCATGCTGAAATCTTTGTTCTCCAGAACGCCTCAAATTTGagtttttaaccccaaaatgcgattttttttctttttagcactGAGAAGAAGGTTTTGAACCAAAATTCTGATTTTGAGGTccaaaaaagattttttattcTACAGAAAATATTGTTATTTAAAAGGTCAAATTTGCTCTCCAAAATTACGGTTTAGCCCcaaatctgcatttttccaccccaaaatttgCAACTTTTACCTTTAAATATTCTATTCCCCCCATAATCCATATTCCTCTCACTAAACTCTCAATTTCAATCGCAAACCAATGGTTTTCCTCAAACTTTGTAGTTTTTAACCATGAGTTTCCCAAGGCtccaaaatgcagaaatttttTACCCAAAAATACTGAATATTCTGAATTAGAtcttttaaactaatttttctttttaatttgccCAAAATAcccatttttaccccaaattaaaatttttttgagCCATTTTTTCCTACATTCCCCAAAACTGCTCTTTTCCTAACCTATTTGTCTcatcacccccaaaatcacttAATTTTTAGCCCATTTTCACTCTcaaacccccaaaatgcccTTTCTCATCTCCTAAATCAGCCTTTTAAAGTccatctttcttttattttttaactcacATTGTTAATTTCTAATGCACTTTTCTCTCCCATCTCCAAAAATAAGGTTTTTAAacccttttttcttctctggccCTAAGTTGTGgggtttaaaatatatttttccctcATGCCAAAACTGCAATTTTTATTTAGAATCACCATTTTTTAGCTctctttttaaattcaaaatccAAAAATTACCAGTTTTAAcccaaattaatattttaactcAATTTTTCTCTCCACgttccaaaaatccccatttttgcCACATTccttttaccccaaaattgcccTTTTTTCACTTCATTTATCCTCATGTTTTGTTCTCCCCCAGcccattttaaccccaaacccccacatTTGTAGAATCTCGCCTTCAAATGCAAAACTTGGAGCCCCCCAAGGTGAAGTTGGGTATCAAAGTCCTGATTTGGGTGCAAAAAGTCGGTTTTGGAGGCGTTGGTTTGAATTTGAGCGTTTGCCGCCATTTCCCGCGTTCCCGCCCTTTTTAGGGAGCGGGGGCTGGCCTGGCCACGCCTCCAAACCACCAGAAAATCCTGAAAAtcgccttttttccccccaaagaGGGCCCTGGAGTGGCTTTGGGTTGTAGCTGCACCCTTCTAGGACCTGACCACAgcctaaatttattttaaaatgttatttattccaaaatccccatttttcaa comes from Lonchura striata isolate bLonStr1 chromosome 29, bLonStr1.mat, whole genome shotgun sequence and encodes:
- the MDC1 gene encoding mediator of DNA damage checkpoint protein 1 — protein: MPREGALDDPAVAPDVEGPQKHLPYPQNTPDVVRKGPDLDAGDPEMPKVSQNALEAPDVAAETPSTDVLQAKNGHQMLLVDSDTDVEEEGPNPDVGSPKHLKMTQNVLETPDVGLKIPNPDVPWLKNGCGMLQVESDTDVEEEADPDVEPPERLKMTQSVPETPDVVAKTPNPDVSGPKMRCGMQVVGSDTVVEEDPCVQPQKRLKVTQNMPGIPDVEVETPNPAVGTPKTGHWTMLADSNTDVEGEEENPDVRPPKQLRMTQNVPETPDVAAVAPNLDVSGPKLRSWMLLVDSDTDVEDEVNPDMQPPKRLRRTQNVSRIPDVDVETPNPAAERPKIGHHTLVVDSDTDVEEDADVQPPKRLRRTQNVPETPDVQWGTPNPDVSGPTIRYQMLVDSSDTDVEEDPYVETLKKLEMTQNVPESPDVVTQTPNPDAGVTKHGCQALLVDSDTDVEEEEGNPDVCPSKRWENPQNMLQTPDVPTQPPNPAVEGSQRHRVLLDDSDTDVEEEAKPDVRCLKRLKPAPNVPETPDVRLKTPNPDVSGRKMGCGTLLVDSETDVEDDETGPDVQPLKRRKMTPNVPESPDVPTPSPNPAVGGSESRCGALVVESDTDVEEDEACPDVWPSKRQKITQNVPETPDVGLNPANPDAGRHQRTQNVAETPDVEEEEEGWDPDVATQLFLPPNPDVGEAEADPDVGSPKQLQITQKLHEIPDTEKEEESDPDVATQLFLPSPDVGSPESPKMAPKDPKIPDVEGLPSLEPDVATQMFLPPHPDVGVGPNPDVLGPKQHKVASNEPKTPDVRAENPDPDVEEDLDVATQLFLPPDPDVEGEGPSDPDTGSPKPLKSPLNSPEVPDVDLESLNPDVEESLRSHRTLLGDADPDVEQADPNPDVAASKRPQTAPKVPRIPDVEVDTPNPDVEELGSPDLDPDVATQLFLPPNPVVGCPESPKTAPEESQIPNVEQEAPNPDVGDPPSPTQEEAEAPLTLQVRRSRRLAESGGGGASRGPAPTQKRHDGGSKPRPPAKPRPPAKPRPQRGQVQEGAGPGEATPPMSIKGNGRGSAATSPPEEDPAGGAKRRLRPRAAPGSAHIRVLFTGLVASPALRVALGMLGGTEATSVHDCSHLVTDGIRRTLKFLCALGRGVPIVTPQWLLESSHVGRPLSPGPFLPRDPSCERRFGFRLRPALARAQERPLLQGYQVHVTPSVQPCPEDMRDIVTCCGGTFLPQLPREHSPRVLVISCPQDRGLWPLAAAARLPLLSAELLLSGVLQQRLELAPFLLSPWQPPEKPPNPTQNQKHPAQKPPNSAQKQKNPSQKTPNPLPETPNPNQRSKNPPQKSPNPTQNAPNPPQKTPNPAQKQKNLPQKRPNPTQSTPPQTHARPHFGGSSPPPSPPRTRSGRRTPQNPPPKASNLGTLQKTPNPPKKTPKWPQGHSEGPDPDFGIPSPPPDPPRTRSHRGLPQNPPRDPPSSGTPKKTPNPPQKTPKQLRSLSGGSNPNVGVPDPPLDSPLEPPRTRSGRRLPPNPGNPPKTPNQPPKAPNSTQNKKNPTPNPPNPAQKLKNPSQKTPNPTQRSKNPPQKPPNSTQKAPNSTAKRPRGSPEGSPPSFGVPEPPPSPPRTRSRRGIPIK